From the genome of Vitis riparia cultivar Riparia Gloire de Montpellier isolate 1030 chromosome 11, EGFV_Vit.rip_1.0, whole genome shotgun sequence:
GAAAATCAAAACAGAggaaatgaataataaaaagaaggaaacagAAACCAGCTGAGCTCCAATTCTACCGACAGGCAAAAGCTACAAGCTGGTTCCCCCAAAACCCTATtcaaaatacacaaaaagaccaaaaaccttaagaaaaatacCAGAGTCCAGGAGAAATCCGGGGACATGTCCATCCCTCAGGTAAAATCTCCATTTTCCAAATCCAGGGTGTATTATCTCTCTCGTTCTCTCACTCACACACACGAGCATTTGTTCTTCTAAGCTTGATTTGCCAAGTCTTCTGAGTTTACGAACGTCCCATGAAACCCGTATGGAACTCTAGAAGGCAGTTTGACTGTGGCTTCCAGCTGTAAATTCATGGCGTTAACTATATGAAGCTCTGATTTCCATGTCTTCTCGTCGTGGACAAAGGCCAATATGTAACCATCGTCTTCTCTTTCTGATGTGGGGTCCTTGTGGACAAAGTATGGTTCCCCGCCGTACCTTTGGTCGCCGTACTGGTACTTCTGAACATCTCCCGTGGACAGGTCCACCTTGGCAAAACCCGAAACCTTGGGCCATGGCTCGGCAATGGCGAGATAGGCGTATTGGGTTTTTCGTCCGAGTCGGGTTCGATTCACCATGCCTGCTTCCAGGTTCACTTGCTCCGACGCCGGAACTATGGGGCGGCGAGTGGACTCACCGGTTTTCAAATTGAGCCTGATCTCTGATAGCACGCTCTGTAAATTCTCCTCGCATTCGTTAAAAATGGAGTCCGCGGGCGTCATGCATGACCCGATCACCACCACTTCGTTGGTCTCCGGCTCCTCCCAAGCATTCCAGAGGTGGAAGCAGAAGGTGTCTGGTGATTCCACCCAAATGATATCAGAGGCGGTTTGAGCATTTTTGGCGAGAATTCCAAACCGAGATTTCTTGGTTTTGTCGTAGATAACAGGGGAACCTCCGGTgatcatttcttgaagtttgaaAACCACTTGCTGGTCTGGAATCACTACGTAATTCTCTGTGATGGCGAAGTCGTGCATCATGGTGGGGCCTGCAATTGGGATTTCAACGTCCGGAGACTTGTGACCCCCTGGGGAGAAGTGGAAGTACTTGAGATACGGCTTCTGAACAACGTCGTAGCTTAGAGCGAAGAGTTCGCCGGAGACTGGGTCGACTTTCGGGTGAGCGATCATGGTGGACCGGAGCTGCTTGTCGAAGTCGTATCGGCCGACAGTCTCGAGGTCGCCGGAGGGCTTGATTCGCACTTGGTATGGGAGGTCATCTTCCGACATGGCCAAGAGTCTCTGATTGAAGTACACCAAGCCAGCGTTAGCCACTCCAGTGCCGTGATTGTGATCGACGAGGCCAAATAGCCCTCGGGCATAGAAGAGGAGGAGGCGAGCGATGCCGGAGTGACCATGGAGCTCGCCTATGGCCTTGGGGAACACCGGGCGGCCGAGCTTTCGCTCCTGGACCAGTCTCTGTGTTTCGGTGAAACGGCAAGCGTAGCTCGCGGAACCGCCATTAAGGGTGACTGCGTGAACCATACCGTCGCCATCGAAGAAGTGATGCCCAGCGACAGGCTCGAACAGTGGGTTGGCGCCGTTTCGCAGATAAACTCCATTAATGCAATCAGGGATGGTGCCGGAGACAGGAAGAGAGTGACAGACAGGTTGCTCCGGCACGGGAGCGAAGTTTCCGGCAATTTGAACACGGGGGTCGGCGGTTTTAGGAAGAGGGTGTTGGCGCTCATGTGAGACCAAGGCGCTCTCGGCCCTGTCCAAGGCCAAGGCCGCTGCTCTCTGCAAAAAATTCCACTGCGGTGGCTGAGTTATCTGGTTTTCAGGGAAGTCGTCTTTGGAGAATTCCTTCGGATGGAAGGGTTGTCTTGGGTAATGAAGCACGGAATGAGACTGCAGAGCAGCACAGTGAATGGCGTTCCCTCTTCTACTATTGGGCTTCCTGAAGGGGATGGACTTTGAAGGGAAGCCCAAATCAAGTagtgaggaagaagaagagtgaAGCTTATGATGATGGGCTCCGGCCCATGTGACAGTAGTGTTGCTGGTGGGGGCAGTAGAAGAAGCCATGGTTGGAATTAACAAGTACAAAGGCCTTGTGAATTCAGGGAAAATGGCGTATGGTTGGCGCGAAGGAGAGTTGGGTTTGGGCTAATTCAGTGGCTACTAGGAGGGAagaggagaggagagagagagagagagagagagaagagagagaatagAGGGAGCTTTGGAGAGGGATGGGAGGAGAGAACGGGGTATAAATAGAGTTGGGGGAGGAAAGAGAAGGAGGTCCACCTCAGACACCTAAGAGAAGACCACGTGGTGTTTGTGGAAAGGGCACTTGGAGTTTAGGGATTGACATTGATGAAATCAGGATCGGCCCATGGGGAGTACCCGAGATCAAAAGACACTGTAATCCTTTAGAACTAGGACACCCCCCCATATGCCATTACGCATTGGTGGGGGGGTGGTGGTCTGGGAGGGGGTCCTAAAATTAAGGGCCAATCAGAGTGAGAATTAGAGTCAGAGACACACTAATTGGAGGAGAAAGCAGAGTgatataaagaaaattcaatttaaaaaagcccaaaaataaaaaccaaaaataaaagagtGAAGACCCCACACCAATTCTAATGGGGGGTTGGCTTTATTAATCCGCGTTGTTGCCTCAAAACAAAGGGTGGGGAGAGTGGTGACTGGTGTGTGGTCACCCCCACCCACGTGGCCGCTTTCTACGTCCTTCCAACCACGAAATCTTGGTCACATCACACACGAACCCCCCAAGCTTCGCACTCTGCAGTGGCcctattttaaaatctattgtCTCTCACAACCACATTCACATTCCTTGCCCATTATTAtcattaactttttattttttatttaatttctcttctcccaaaatttttatttgctcCGTCAAACCCATCAAATACTTACAAAAGCTTTATGGGTTTGATGTCTTCTTCTTTAATTTCCATCACTCAAGCCTTTCCAATTAATTTCTGCTTCATATCCATCTAGTCAATGTCACAACGATCACGCGCATAAATTCTAATGTTCTCTTTTTTACTTCGTTTCTTTCATGTCTATTGTTACCAgtgtctttcatttttcttttttttcttttttgtcccAATTTGTAGAAATAATAGAATAAATATCAGGCCCCCATTTTTCAGGCCATCAGTATCACGAATGCCTGTCGATTATCCGTAGTCTAAATATTTAGTGCGATTCCAAATAATTTGGACAGCATCAACTTCGATAACAACATTTTTATCTTTACCGTGAGCAAAAATTGCAGCATCTTATTTAGAGGTCCCCCGACTGGTCTTCAAAGCAAAATGCTAATTCAATTATACAATTGTAGCATTCAAGATGAAGATGACGCCATTAATGACCCCTCATGGGATGGTGGCTAATAGCACTaccatttttttggcttttagCCACTATCCGAATTTGGTTTCTGGCTGCGGTCCCTAACACAGCCACTCCGGGACACTGTCGAGGGCCACCGCGAAAAGGAGGACGAAAATGATGGCCGATAGAGGCAGCTCTTTCTTCAACTTTCTATTCCAACTTGGAGATAAACGGTTGTAGATATCAGAATTTGGAGAGAAAATTAAACTTGCTTCTTCATTAGGGTTACCTTTCAGCCACAAACatgcatttttcaaattaattctatATGTAAATGCCAggtaaaacaaaagaaatgatttATCGGCTTGATCCCTGCATGGATCTTCCAAACAGCCAACCAGATTGGCATCAGAAAATATCTACCAAAATGAGCTTAAATCCCCATGGGATCCTGGCtagataatattatataatctATTGAaatcttaactttttttaaaagctCTTTTCCAAATATCCTACTCCTCTACTGGGGGGCATATGCAGGTTAGGTgccttaataaataaataccatTGTTTTCTTCCCCatctttaggaaaaaaaaagggtctgTATATCTGTTCACGTTGTCATTTTTCGTTAGCAAATCCCTTGTTTGAAGATTTTATGCCTCTTAAACAAGATAGCTTTCTGTCAGTTTGTCTCTTAGTTAACCCATAAGTGAGTCCAAATTATCCAATCATCAACTTACAAATACAATCTCCATTTACATTTTATAACATATTGGAGCATGATATATAGTCTCCCTATTGTCATGGATGACTCTAAAACAATAGTAAATGCAACTATAAACTTGTTTGTGATCAACTATAAATTGAAAGGATGGTGTGACAGAGATGCCTTTTCCGATGCCTGCCATTGGATAATCCGAGGCAAGTCCGGCTTTCTTAAGTCCATCCATGTGTCCATTGCTAATTAGAACATATATGCGAATGGTTAATTAATTGGTGTTTTCCTGATAATGTACACAAGGGAGCGCAACTTCCTTAgtgccctaatttttttttaatttactttagtTTATGACCCTTGTTTATTGTTAGCGTATTTTAGTctacatatacatatatgggAAGAGCCTTTATCTTGTCACACTAAAAAGATTTATATATGTTGGAAAGGAGAAAATATCGGGAGTATTTAACTCTGCAATGCTGAAGAGAAAATTGATGGAGAAGGAAATCACACAAGCATTAATACAAAGTGTGCAGAAATTTTAAGTGGGTTTTCTCATAAGCTATCACATTTTGTGGACAAAGAGGAAATGAAAAGGTTATGATttgaatgaatgaaaatgagaaCACAGATGGCTCCTGAGATCTCAAACCCTAAACTTAGACAATGAACTATTTGTCTTTTCTTATCTCCTAAGATTCTAGGACCTTACAATACACTTCTTTCATGACAGACCCATAAAATTTTAGGTTGTGATGCTATTGGTGAACCCTGTTAGGAGGTAGTCCAAACCGTAGAATGTAAGACCCCACAGATGTGAGGTGTCGAATACATAAATTTGGTACCAAAGGAATAGACTAGTCCATCACAACAGTTGTCATTCTTGTTCCATTCTATGTAGTGCTTGCTCCGCAATGCTCCAGCAGGGGGTGGGGGAGGAGAGGAGTTGGTGAATATGCCATCAAGTTGGACCGAGCCGCTACTGCACCAACTGAAATTGATTAAAGGTAcgtataataaataaatgcagGTATGTCCATATAAGACCATATATATTGTAGAGTAACAAGTTCAGGATATACTTGAAACTTGGGAAAGTTTAAAGATATTATGAACCTGATACTTTTTGCTCCCTGGCTTGATCCTACTaccacttcatctttggtcgaTTAAATTTCCAGATTCCActccaaattgaaatttgtttaTGCTCAAGATAACCCTGACAAGTTGTAACCTGCATCATCATTCAGCAaatcttgtttgtttttatgCTGAAGAAACATACTTTagtaataaagaaaatttagcaAATTATAATAAACATGTCATGAGAATACTTAAACCTATTAGCAATTGGTGATACACATGGGCAGATATTTAAGAGATGAGTCATCCAAagtataatagaaaaatatcaaattttgatttgcATGTGTATACAATTTCAATGCCTCAATGTGGTGAGACCcacattttttgttctttctttctttcttttttcttctttacacttcaaaatgtaaataaagaaataaaaaataagacaaatgaagaatgatccgtaattatgaaaatgttataataattttaatagagccgtttctttcctttcctctcATTCCTAAAGATGATACTGTGGACACAGCTGATCAGGCCCAGCCTAGGTTGACGAGGCAAAACTAAATGCAGTGTTATTGAGAAAGACAAGGATAGTGAAGGAGCAATTGCATTGTTCCATTGCTTACAAGGCATTAACTCACTGGCCGGGGATTTGGAATCTTCTCCTAACATGTTGTCAGAGTTGTTTGGGTAAAAAACATTTCGTCAACTCATCACTGGACACACTCTATGTGACATGAACAAGTGGTCGGGATTGAAACATGTCAACTCATATGTTGGAGTTTTCGTTTTCTCTAGCCAGCCTAGCCTAACTTCAACACATATTCAAAAAGACCAAGTAAAATGAAATTGTCATTCCCCTAAATTAGACTGATACATATTCACGGTTCAGAATTTTTCTCTTTAGGGATGCTAACAATTAGGGTAATAACCCACTCACTCTACAGCTACCTTATATAATTGTTCAGGTAGAGTGCCATCTTCAATGAAGTTTTTACTATCAGTAAAAGCTAGGGTCATGATGATCCTTGGAATATTTGTACCCTTTGAGCACTATTCTACTTTTACTAAACTTCCACCTTAGTGGCATTTACGTGAGGGTGTTAATTAAACAAGTAAGTCAAAAGGCTTTTCGAATTAGAGTTCAGGCCAAACATGTTGGACGCGCTCAAGTTTATCTGAAAAGCTTCTTTGAATATTCTTCATAACAATTGAGAACAATCACGATAAGggtttgaaataaaattaagtctgaataattaatgagattatacaattagaaaaatttGATCACCAACTATTTCAAGTGTGTGTATATAGTATTACAAAAATTGGGAGAACTTGAGAAAACATATATGTCAAGGTTGAGTAGGATCATTGAGCTTGGTCAAGTTGCAGCTTCACACTCAAGCTCCATGTAAAATTCCAGGGAGTTTCAATGGGCATGATGCTAAGTCATGAGATTGATTTAGCTCGCCTCGGTGGAGCTAGGACTTCAGTTTGTCGTTGATGATTTGTCTAGAACTCTCATAGCCTTGAAGTCAAGTCCAtcatttgttaatattttttttaaagtaaaatatgaGAATGGAGGGGAACCTAAAAGTTTCGTCTTTGACGAGAAACTTCAATCATATTGCCAAGTTGGTTACGCATGATAAAAAATGATCCatacaatatatataagaaagcccaggaaattatttaaaaatgggatATGATAAATACTGATCGTATCTCAGAAAAGGCTAGATCAGCCTAACGAAGCGATCAATACAGTAGGAACGCGTGtgatgtgtgtgtgtgcgtATGCATTCTTACGGTGCTTTCAATGGTATTTTTCCTTAAGAAGAACTCTAGCAAAACATTCTTTCTAAGGGAAACAacaataagtttgaaaattgaacTACTTTTAGAAACCATTCACATCTTGTTTTCCCAACATGCATATTTATAAATTGCAGAAACAATTCACATTACACAAACATTTTCCTCCCACTTAATGTTTTCTTGCAGTAGAATATTCTCAAGCTAACACTGAAACATCCGAAGGATTTCAATGTTGCTCTTTCAGGCAAGCTATTGCCAGGTTGTCAGGAACCATCGGCTGATTGTTTCAAGACAAAAGTCTGTAATAGTTGGTCAGAACTCTTCTTGATCAAGGCCAAGTGATGGGACCTCTGGCCATCAACTAGGTGCAATGACAGACTGGTGCTGCCTAGCATGTACCACTAGTCAACTGAGACAACTTGCAGAACCTGCTGATGCAGGACGAAGAAAAAGCTTTCACGATGTTGTTGACAATCGTTTATTGGTAATGTTTTGCACTAAGAGCTCCAGTTGTCGACCTGAAGCGACTGAGAGCACAGAATGATGAGCCATGTCAAGAGACAAGCCAGAAAAGGGCTACAATCCACTTGTAGAAATGACAGCACCCCATTGGCTGCATAGGCCTTCTCACAGCTCATCCCATAGGCTCAATAATGACACACCACCAAGTGGCTTCCTAATTTGGGAACAAATGTACTTCAAAAAATGACACTTGGATGCGATAATTGTTGCCTCTGAGTTGAAAGTTACGTCTATGTTTAATGTTTAATGTTTAGACCACTGAAATAGAAATTAGGGTTCTCAATCAATTTCTTCCCtagcttctttcttttcttttcattcatagctgaagtAGTATTCTTTCATATTGGTTACCAAAATTTGGTTAACCACTTCCTAGACAAGCCTGTTTGGTTTATGTTTTAATATAATCAAGTGGATCATCTATTCTCAATGGAAGGTAAAGGTGACGAATATTCACGATCCACTAAGTCCGAAACATCACATGCTTTGCACCCAAATAGTGTTTGTTAATATAACATGAACTATGAAGTAGCGAATCAGTTTTagctttgatattttgtttatttaaagtTGAGAAGTTGGTTACTGTTGTTGTTAACAGTTAGCACATGGACTGcaattatatcaaaattgaaaatatttgttaatataATGAATTGTCTACACATTCATTGAAAAGATATCAATTCATGTACATTAGTCGTATATTCAGATTGGGAGAATTGAGCaaacattattattacaatGCAGTTTATTGGTAATCTAGACACAAGTGGCAACTATGCGCTTGAGAGGGAAGTCTCCTATGAAATTCAAGaaccaaaagaaacaaaaggtcGTGTAGCATGGGGCCTGCAACTGCCCAATCATCATCctgtgaaaacaaaaaaaaatgaaaaaaaattatcaggATCTGCCACTTGCAATGTTTGATCGAATGCATTAACCTCCAGATGGGACTGAGGTGTTGTAAACATGGGTCATATATGTTTGTCTCATATCAACATGTCTCCTGATATTTTCATATGATCTAGCTGTGTccacaaatattaaatttacagattttttaagatatttagtTAGGACAATATAGTGAATTTTGGCATCAATACGTACAAGAGACGTAGATcaggattttaattttggtaagAGCTTCTTGTTGGTAGAGCAAAGTGAATAACTGCATGCTACAGTTTCATTGCATGAAACCATTAATTACTCTCTGCTagaaatttaaacaatattttgtggtttaattattaattaaattaaatacatgTACGAGGGATCCTTTGCTAATTATGGGTGAATGTATATGCTACTTAGGACTggctatttgatttttcttgcaAATCTAAATGTTTGGTTACTGTTGCTGTCTGCATTGCCAAACGAAATAAACAATAATTGATATGGGAAAAGCACGGTTATAGGACCCAGTGTGCCAAGTCTCAGTCCCATATAAATTTTGGACATAACTTCAGATGTGATTAATTAAGGTTGGACAAGTGTAAAGTTAATCTACAACAAAAGATACGTAGAAATTAAATGGAGTGAATATATATGTCCAAAGCAGAAGGAGAGACAAGAAGGAGAAGCTGTATGTAGGTCATCAAGAGGAAGCTGGAGGATGAATCAGTCCGACAAGAATGGCAGCAGGTGCCCGCCCATGTGTCTCACGAGGGGTTTCCACAATCAACTTTTGGATACCATTCCCCACGTGTGCACATGGCCACACCCACATGTGATCATCACTGCACGCTTGTTTTTTCTCATGCATTTCATTTTTagtcttctcaattttcatgcTTAATAAAGAGTTGGGTCCCCTGCTGTTTATTGGATCCTTTTGGTTTGGCTTTTTGCTGGGGCGTGAAATTGGTGAACCCAAAATTTCACTCATTCAATTGTATAAAATAGAGCTTACAAAAGGGAGCTATAAACTGAGATCCAACAGATGATTAGGTCTTGGTTTGGCAGGTAAGATTAGGCAAATCTAAATTTAGGGTTATTTCGTAAGTGGCCCTCCTCCAATCCGTGGCTTCTCTCTCctgctttttctttctttcaagaGCCAAACTTGCACtcaataaagaataaataataatgtatgGGAATTGGGATGCAAATCATGTGGTGCtctttgttaattaattaaaagtggACCCACCCAAAAGACCATTAGAATAAGAGGAAGATTCCCTAACCGACCTGCCTGACCAGAAAAAAAACTACCAACTGCCAAGACCCACGTAACTTTAGTGCCTATTTTAGTTTCCAATGCCAAGTAGTTTTGGCCTTTCCATGTAGAAATGAGAGGCTACTTGCTTCAAGAAAAACATCATTGAGAATCAAGGACGGCTCTTCTTGATTcttgtttggtttggttttctCATTCCTTCAATGTTCATGCACTCTGAAAAGAGGTCAATCCCTTCTAGAAAATCAAAGATTGTGCCTAAAAAAATTCCATGAATTAGGTATATCTGTGcgttgtttaattaattaattaattaactggagaaaatgaaaagagagaCCAATATTCTAGACACAAGTCAAAAGATGGCATGATAAAGGGTGGTAGGCTCCTTATTCCAAGAGAGATTTTATGATGGAAATTTGTTTGGTAGCACATGGAAGGCATAAATTATGGGAGAGAATGTTTGGTGGGGTTGGATACTTGATCACAAGGTAGGGCATCTTTTAAAGGGAGATTATGGAGATTGAGTCTATACCAAGAAAACTTTGATGGGGTTTGTTTGCAAGTggtcttattttttcttttttttttcttttttcctttttcttgctaTAGGGTTAGAGTATGACACCAAACAACCACCCAACAAATGTTTCAGACATATTCTCTCACTATGTTATGTGTGTTCGAGGGAATCACGCATTCTGATTATTAAGAGTTTTGCACGCTACTCTTAAACTATCTAATTGCTACTTGTCTACATGTTCCAAACTCTCTTTCAATCACTTCTAGAAGGCCTCTTGGCATTTCCACAAGTGCCTTTCTCTTCTCCATGAAGTTCCACATCTTTatgtttccttctctttcttggTTTAAGCAAATACCCAGTAGTCGCTTTACTTGTCCTGATTCATGAACCAATCCACCGTCCTCCTACATTTTTTTACCGACTTCTTAGACTAGAAGTATTTTGTAATATATGCACTTTTGAAATTAATGAGCGATCCACAATTTGAAGACTGAGTCAAGATAGGTCGGTCCTTACAGTCAATTTCTTTAAATCATGTGCAGTGCACGCCCCCATATGGGCGGTGCTTGGCTGCACCTGCCATGGACTTCGTTGATTTTCAATGTATCCTATATTCAGTCTGATTTCTTTTGGAATTTTCCGCCACCTTTTTCCCTATGGTCCAAGCCAAGTTTTAGACATTAAAGTTGGTAAGGGCCAGATTTCAGAAAACAATCAAGTAATTAAGATGCTTAAACTTCCATGATTTTTCTCACACACCATGTTCTACTTGCATGACTCCTGAAACACGAAAGCCACATACCAGTTTGCATCTGTTTAAAGAGATGAAGTGTGGGAGCCAGAAGCCTATTCTAGTGGCATCTCTTGTACATTTCAAGTTGGAGAGTACATTATGCCATTCCTGTGGCAAATTTGGGAGGCAAGAAACGTTTGCTGCTCAggtaattaatttttggaattttcaattattttggtCACCTATGGATCCACCTAAAAGAAACAATTCCCCCACTTTTATTCAGTGAGAGGGCCATGGATCCACCATCCGTTGTGTGCCACTAGCACGCGCACAATGACTCGACATATCAGAAATTTGTGAGCAAATTCAAACTAGGAAATGAACTATATGCTATATTAGTTAGTACTGGttagcaaaaattatttttctggCGTTACGATCAGTGTACCAAAGATAAGATAGAATTTGTCAGTATACCTTTTGCATTATTTTATCATCCCACGTGCACCTTGTCTaatttttcataagaaaaatgtaCACCATGGAATGGTGTTA
Proteins encoded in this window:
- the LOC117925641 gene encoding 9-cis-epoxycarotenoid dioxygenase NCED2, chloroplastic, coding for MASSTAPTSNTTVTWAGAHHHKLHSSSSSLLDLGFPSKSIPFRKPNSRRGNAIHCAALQSHSVLHYPRQPFHPKEFSKDDFPENQITQPPQWNFLQRAAALALDRAESALVSHERQHPLPKTADPRVQIAGNFAPVPEQPVCHSLPVSGTIPDCINGVYLRNGANPLFEPVAGHHFFDGDGMVHAVTLNGGSASYACRFTETQRLVQERKLGRPVFPKAIGELHGHSGIARLLLFYARGLFGLVDHNHGTGVANAGLVYFNQRLLAMSEDDLPYQVRIKPSGDLETVGRYDFDKQLRSTMIAHPKVDPVSGELFALSYDVVQKPYLKYFHFSPGGHKSPDVEIPIAGPTMMHDFAITENYVVIPDQQVVFKLQEMITGGSPVIYDKTKKSRFGILAKNAQTASDIIWVESPDTFCFHLWNAWEEPETNEVVVIGSCMTPADSIFNECEENLQSVLSEIRLNLKTGESTRRPIVPASEQVNLEAGMVNRTRLGRKTQYAYLAIAEPWPKVSGFAKVDLSTGDVQKYQYGDQRYGGEPYFVHKDPTSEREDDGYILAFVHDEKTWKSELHIVNAMNLQLEATVKLPSRVPYGFHGTFVNSEDLANQA